Genomic DNA from Candidatus Thermoplasmatota archaeon:
GGCGCTCAGAACAGATGTCATGTGCTTCTTCTCGAGGGCCCTGAGCTCGGCCTTGAACTTCCTGATGGATAGGCCGCTCTTGGGCATCTTCTCCCGCCTGAGCGCCATGGCATTGTCACTGAGATCGTTGAACTTCCTGTTCCACTCATCCCTCAGCGCCTTGGCCTCCCTGACCTCGGAATTGAGCTTGTCCCTGCTCTCACGCCTTGTGTTTGCTTCTTCGATGAGGCCTCTGACCTTGTAGTTGAGCTCGTCTCGCTTCTCGGCCCACTCCTTGGTCTTGTCGTTCAGCTCGTCCCGGAGCCGTTTGTGCCTCTCAGCGTCGGCATTGTGCCGTCCGCGCTTGTCTTCGAGGTCCCCAATCAGCTCAGTCATACAACATCAACGCCCTCAGAACACATGAAGTCTGGACGCGATGAGGACAATACTAGGTCCGGTTTATATTCCTTTCGATGCTGGCGACGAGCACGTCTGGCCCGAGCGAGAACGGATTTCGTGGCACTGATGTGATGATTAGGTTAGGCATTGAAACCCGTTATCTAGTTTGATAATCCGAGCAACTTGATTATATGCTTCACATAGCATGATGGACAACCACTGAGCGGTGCGATTGGTGAACGAGAAAGACTTGCAGCTTGTGCACTCGGTAAGCACGGTTCTCGAATCCGAGGGTGCGACATCTACATACCTTTTCAATGCGAAATTCACCAATCTGGTCCGCGTCAATCTCGTCCTTCTCAAGGTGTTTCTGGAGGAGAAGAAACGGAAGGGCCTGATGATTACCATCGACAGGCCACACCAGTATTTATCCCACCTGATGCAGCTGCACGCCCTGGACCAGACGAACCTTGTCTTCATAGACATGATTTCCAGCCATGCGTCCGACACGAAGGGAGGTGCGGCGGCCCCCGAGTTCCAGAATGGCCCGTTCCAGATCGAGACTCTGCCAGATTTCCTGTACGGCCACGGGAATGGAGGATCGAGATTCATCTTGGACATGGGCAAGGTAGAGTTCGTTGTCATCGACAATGTCTCCACGCTTCTGACATACAACACGATGGAGAGCGTCAAGAGATTTCTCCAGAAGTATCTGGATATCATCGGCAAGACCTGCCCGAATGGTATCCAGACCGTCTTTGTCATGGACAGGAATCAGCATCCCGATCTGTTCCAGTTCATAGCGGCACTCTCGAAGAAAGCCATCCACCTCGGTTCTGACATGACCATAGAGAGCGTCAGCGTGTCCGGGGTGCTAGAGCCGGAATCTCAGCAGTCATCCCCCCAGACGAGCGTGGGCTCGATTGGTGTTGACAAGGGGATCCCCAGAAACAAGGAAGTGATGTGAAAATGGCACGGCAAGCGTTTCCCAGGATTGAGAGCGGAATTCCAGGTCTCGACGAGATGATTGAGGGAGGATTTCCATTCCCATCCGTGATACTGGTCGCTGGCAGTGCGGGCTCTGGCAAAACCACGTTCGCACAGAAGTACCTGTTCTCAGGAGCGGAGAAGGGAGAGCAGGGCCTCTTCTTCAGCACTTTGAGCGAGCCAGCCCAGTGGATGCTGAGATACGCCGCGCAGTTCGATTTCGTGAAGCCTGAGTTCTACGGCAAGGAGGTCATATACTGCGACCTCGGAAACCTTCTCAGGAAATGTACGGGCGAGCAGCTCCTGGACTACATCGACCAGAAGGTGGCCGAGGTCATGCCCCAGAGGATCGTCATCGACCCCATCACCGTGGTCGGGAACATGATGAAGGACGACTACAGGATCTTCTCATTCGATCTAACGACCAGGCTGAAGAACTGGCAAGCGACCACATTGCTGACGGGAGAGGTCCGCCCAGGGGAGATGTATCCAGCTGAACTGTCCTACGCCGTCGATGGAGTGATACTCCTTATGCTCTCGGACGAAGGGGACGCCCGCAGGAAGTACATCGAGGTCCTCAAGATGAGGGGCACGAACCACTTGACCGGGAAGCAGTCGGTGGACATCACCCGCAAGGACGGAGTGATAGTCCTGAAGGCCCGTTTCTAGAGCGAGCCGGGATGATTCGGCTGATGCTGGCGAGTGTTTTCCAGGTTATCATGGCTGATTATTGTGTCGACAGCAGTATAAGTAGTCAGGTTCAATAGTCTCCACGAGTACGAACCGATAGTCGTACTCAGAAGGATCGTACAGATGGCAGCACCGGGCTCGAAGAAGAACAGGGCAAATTCCAACAAAGGAGCATCGCTGTTCAACCTGTTCAAGCCGAAGACGGATGAGGTGGAATACGTCACGGTGAAGGAAGAGATGAAGCATCTGCACCGTGTCTTGAAGCACAGGCCGAAGTCGGTCAAACACGCCTCTGAGACCATGAGCGGGCCGGCCATCACTGAGAGAGACATCGAGATCACCGAGAAGGTGATCGACGGCATAGCACCCAGTGACCAGGAGGGTCCTAGGACCGAGCCTGACGGCTTCAATTGCCTCCAATGCGGTGCGCCACTCTCCCTCGGCGCAGACAGGTGCCCCAAGTGCAACTCCAGGTACCTCGAGATCTCAGACGAGGCGCTCAAGGAGCTCGAATCGGCGGAGATGGAC
This window encodes:
- a CDS encoding KaiA-binding protein — encoded protein: MARQAFPRIESGIPGLDEMIEGGFPFPSVILVAGSAGSGKTTFAQKYLFSGAEKGEQGLFFSTLSEPAQWMLRYAAQFDFVKPEFYGKEVIYCDLGNLLRKCTGEQLLDYIDQKVAEVMPQRIVIDPITVVGNMMKDDYRIFSFDLTTRLKNWQATTLLTGEVRPGEMYPAELSYAVDGVILLMLSDEGDARRKYIEVLKMRGTNHLTGKQSVDITRKDGVIVLKARF